A stretch of Gasterosteus aculeatus chromosome 4, fGasAcu3.hap1.1, whole genome shotgun sequence DNA encodes these proteins:
- the LOC120817486 gene encoding ras-related protein Rap-1b, whose protein sequence is MREYKLVVLGSGGVGKSALTVQFVQGIFVEKYDPTIEDSYRKQVEVDGQQCMLEILDTAGTEQFTAMRDLYMKNGQGFALVYSITAQSTFNDLQDLREQILRVKDTEDVPMILVGNKCDLEVERVVAKESGIGLSRQWNSCAFLETSAKSKINVNEIFYDLVRQINRKSPVQGKTRKKSNCQLL, encoded by the exons atgcGTGAATACAAATTGGTAGTTTTAGGATCAGGAGGAGTTGGAAAGTCGGCTTTG aCCGTCCAGTTTGTCCAGGGGATCTTTGTGGAGAAATACGACCCGACGATAGAGGATTCCTACAGGAAG cAAGTCGAGGTCGATGGACAACAATGTATGCTGGAGATCCTGGACACCGCAGGGACA gagcAGTTCACGGCGATGAGAGACCTGTACATGAAGAACGGTCAGGGCTTCGCTCTCGTCTACTCCATCACGGCTCAGTCGACCTTTAACGACCTTCAGGACCTCCGGGAGCAGATCCTCCGAGTGAAGGACACCGAGGAC GTTCCCATGATCCTCGTGGGGAATAAGTGCGACCTGGAGGTGGAGCGGGTGGTGGCCAAGGAGTCGGGCATCGGCCTCTCCCGCCAGTGGAACTCCTGCGCCTTCCTGGAGACCTCGGCCAAGAGCAAGATCAACGTGAACGag atcTTCTATGACCTTGTGCGACAGATCAACAGGAAGAGTCCAGTTCAAGGGAAAACTCGCAAAAAGTCCAACTGCCAACTTCTCTAA